The genomic stretch AAGGAGGTCCCGCGACCGATGATGGGAATCCCGCGTCGGCCCCAGATCACGCCGAAGATGTACGGGGAGATGGGCTACAAGGCGGCCATCCTGCCTGGCGTGCTTCCAGCGGCCGAGGCACTCGGCATCGCGGGGGTCCTCAAGTCGCTCATCGAGCACGATAGCGATGCCCCGTTCTTCGAGTCATTCCCCGATGGGGCGGAGCTGCGAGCTTGGACGAGCAGAATCGGCGGAGCCTGGGCCACGGATATCTCGAAAAAATACCATCCGGCCGCGGCGAGCCGAGGAGGCGGCGGACACTGATCGCGGGCAGGGGCGGCCATGGACGCTCGCGGAACCATGCGGCCGGTCGGAGGATGATCATGACTTCGGTACAGACGGACGCGGCGAAGGACCGTTACCGAACGCCAGGGGATCCGCTGCTGCTACCACGGCTGGGCGTTCGACGTCGATGGACGAGTGATCGACATTCCCGGCGAGCCATCGGCCGCGAGCATGAAGAGCCGGATCGTTCACAAGCGGCGGCTTCGCAGCGGCAGCGGCGCGGTCCACTACCGGAACTCCCAGGTCTCGATATTCCAGCTCATGTTCGACTCGCCCGCCACGAGCTTGGGCCCGGTAAGGCCGGACACGAACGCCCAGGGCTGGGTGACAAAGAAGAGCGAGATGGCCGGTAGCTGGTCGGCTTGGAGCTTGGCCATATCGACGAGCTGCTGGAGGCGCTCGGCACGGTCGAGGGTGGTGGCGTAGGCGTCGGCGAGCCGATCGAAGTCGGGATTCGACCAGCCGCCCCGGTTTCCGCCCTGCCACCGGTTCTCCGCCTTCGGGATGCGGACGGTCATGTGATTCAGCAAGGCCGGCTCGCCCACGGAGGTGTTGTTCACCCAGATGCCGGGGAACGTTGCCCGGAGCTGGTTGTCGCGCTCGAGTCCGCCGCCCACCACGTTCTGCTGCATCTCCAGCCCGAATTGGGTCCAGGTGTGGTCGAGAATCGCCAGCTCTGCCTCGTTGTCGGTGGCGGCGTTGGTGGCCAGCTCTGAGTGGAAGCGGCCGAAGGATGGACTCGTATAGATGCCATCTGCTCCGCGGCGGAATCCCGCGTCTTCCAGGAGCTGCTCGGCCGCCCGCGGATCGTACGTGTGCTTGGTGATGGCGCGGTCAATCGCCTTTCCGGTCTCGGTGAGGGGCGGGATCATCGTGTTGGATATCAGCGAATTGCCCTCGTAGACGGCCTCGTTGATCGGGTCTTTGTTGACCGTCATGGCGAGCGCTTTCCTCACCCGAAGATCCATGAGCGCCGGCTGTGTCAGCACGTCGGGCCGAAACTGGAAGAACGCGGCGCGCCACTGATTCGGGTGGAGGATCACCGTCCCGCCATCCGGTCCCCATTCGCGCCTGAGAATCGAAACTTCGGCGGTCCGAATCGAGGTGTCGGCTGAGAGCTGGACCACGCCCGAGAGCATGTTGGCCAGCGCCGTGTTGGAGTTGCTGATGAAGAGCACCTTGATCCGCTGAATCTTTGGCGGCCCGTTCACGTGGCCGGCGAAGGGTACCGCCTCGTAGAAGGCGCCGGGCTCCCAACGGTCGAGCCGAAATGGTCCCAGCCCGATGTACTCGGTGGTCCAGAAGGGGTGGTTGACGAAGGCGTCCCACTGGCCGTCGGCGTAGGTGCTTTCGAGAATGTGGCGCGGAAGCGCGGGAAAGTACGCGTCGCGCGTCGTAAAGCTCTCGGCGTCGGGGTATGGCTGCCGCCATGTGATCATGATCGTCCGCGCATCGGGAGCGCTCACCTCGTCGATCACGCTCATCGGACGACCGATGGCGCCCAGCTCGGGCGTCGAGTAGACGCGCCACGAGAAGACCCAGTCGTCGGCGGTAAGCGGCTCGCCGTCGTGCCACGTGAGGTTCGGCTTGAGGTGGTAGGACGTCTGCATGCGTCCATCGGGGAAGACCTGCCAGGAGTCCGTGTTGAGCTGGGGAAAGGCCTCGACGAGGTACGGGCGGGGAGTTCCCGTATCGTCGAGGATCGCCAGGTCCGCGTTGAACATGCGACTCGAGAGATACACGGCGACGCCCTGTTCCCGCAGCGACCGCTCGGCGAGCGTGAGTGGCTCGACGCGGACCGCGGCCACGAGGGTTCGCCCGGGCTCAGAGGGCGCGCTCGCCCCGGCCGGCGCGGCTGGCTCTCGCGTCGACGGCGCGGTCGCGCACGCCGCTGTGATGAGGAGAAAAGCCGAAGCCATTGCCCGCGTGAGCATCTGCGCATCCCCCGTCCGCCATCCGCGGCGAGGCAGATCGTATCATTCCGCTGCGATCGGTGCGCACGGTCGGGGCTGCTCCCGCGAAACAGCGTTGTCGCATCGGTCGAACGCGGCGCGTGGAGGCTCGCGTGCGAAACGGCTACCGGATCTACGACACAGACACGCATAGTCGCCCCTCGGCGGAGTCGATCCGCCCGTATCTCCCCGCTTCCGTGTTCGAGCGGATTCCCGACCTCGAGGAGCACCGGACGGAAATTCGCGTCGGGATGGCCAGCGAGAAGCGCGAGCCTCCCTATCGCCACTGGTATCGTTTCGACCGCGGGGGCGGCGGGTGGGGAGCCGACCGGCCGCGCATGCTGGGTGAGGCGGCGCCCCGGCCTGACGCGCAGCGCGAGCGCCAGGTCTTCATGGGCTCGCGCTATCCCACCGAAGGTGGCGGCGACTACGATCCGGACGCTCGTCTCCGCGACATGGACGACGAGGGGGTCGACGTCCACTTCATCGTGCATAACTCGAGTGCGAGCCACCCCGACCCTGAGTTGGACATGGAGTTCATCCGAGCGGAGCACCGCTACCTGCACGACTTCTGCGGTCGCGACCCGCATCGGTTGAAGAGCTGTCTGCTGGTGACGCCCCGGGCCGTGGAGGCCTCAGTCGCGGAGATCCATCGGTGGGGACGCGAGACCTGGGCCGTCGCGATCCATCCGCAGCTTCCGCTCGACTACCCCCTCGATCATCCTGATCTGCGCCCCATCTGGGCCGCTGCGCAGGACGAGGGCCTCGCCGTCATTCACCACAGCTTCTCGACCGGCTACCCCGGCTATCGCGATCTGTGGAGCAACCCGTTCCTCGGCCGCCTGGCCTCCCACCCCTGGGCGGCGATGCGGGCGGTCGCGGCATTCGTCGGGTCCGGCCTGATGGAACGCTACCCGGAGATCCGGTTTGGGATCCTGGAGTCTGGATTTGGCTGGCTACCCTTTTGGGGACGCCGAATGGACGACCAGGCCGTCTACATGGGCTACGTCGCCGAGGAAATCGAGGGCAAGCTCAGCGACTTTTTGACCGGAGGACGGTTCTTCGCGGCTATCGTGTTGCACGAGGGGCCCGAGATGGTCCGAATGGTGACCGACATGCTGGGCGACCATGTCCTCATGTTCGGGTCCGACTATCCCCACCCGGAGTCGCGCTTTCCAGAATCGGCGGATCGCGTCCTCGAGTGGCAGGCGTTGACCTCGCACGAGATGCGCAAACTCCTGTGGGATAACGCGGTTCGCTTCTTCGGCGAGCCGTGATGGCTACGTCCGCTTGAGCCTGCGCGCCCGGACCTCCCCCTGGGATCGCACGGCCACCCGATGCCAGATCTGCCCGCGGCGCATCGCTCCCAGGGAGGGCGCGCCTTCGGGTACTCCGCGAAAGTCCCACGTCATTCGATTCGCTTCAACGCTGCAGACGTACGGCTCAATCGTGGTCAGGTCCCATGGCGGGCACTCGCCTGAGACCTCCGCGATAACCTCGCCACCTTCCACGCGAACGGTGAGCTGCGGGTTCTCCAGCTCCACCTGGCCGACGCGCGCCTTGGATGCGCGCCAGCTTCCATGGGGGAGCGGATCGATTAATGTCGCGTCTTCCATGGTGAGAATCGATCTCCAGTTCGCGGCTGCGCCGCGGCGCGTGTCCCGCCGCGGGCTTCGAGACCGCTGAGTTCCGTGGATGATACCGATCTGGCTGCGAGACGAGCGATGGCCCGATAGTCATATCCCGAACGTCGCGCGCGATCACGCCCCAAGCGTGCGGAGCCAGCCCGGGCGGGTGAATTAGTTCGTCGACAGTGGAGCGGGGCGCCACGCGCGGACTTCCACCGCAACGGCGTAGCCGTCGCCGTCCGTTTCAACCTCCGCGAAGTCGCCGACGTATGGTCGCGGGGCGGCGCCGATGGCCCACGCAACCCAGCGTCGGCCGACGCGTAGCCCGTAGGCGTTCCACTCTTCGACCCATCCAGCCACCGTTGAAGCGGTTGGTCGATCTCGATGGTCCGAAACGTATCCCACGCGTCCATTTTAGAACGGGTGTGCTAAATTCGCCACTCCCGCTGGCGCGCTTTCGGTCGGCCGAGGCGACGGCTTAGCCGCTGCGGGCTCGCGCGGGCTGGTTCTTGGCGGCAGTGGATCGCGGCGCGAGGCTCCTGCGCGCCCAGAACACGGCCCGCACGGCGAGGAGGGCGCCGACAACGACTGCGTAGGCCAAGGGCTGGCTCACGTCGAGCTTCACGCGCCAGATGAAGTGCAGCACGGCCAGCCCGCCCGCGAGATAAATGAGCTGGTGGATCCGAGCCCAGCGGCGATAACCCAGCCGCCGCACCCACGCGTTGGTCGACGTTATGGCCAGCGGAGCCATCAGCACGAGGGCGCCAAAGCCCACCGTGATGAACGGACGCTGCACGACGTCCTCGACGATCGCGCGCCAGTCGAAGAATTCATCCAGGACGAGATACGTCAGGAAGTGAAGCGAGGCGTAAAAGAACGCGAAGAGCCCGATCTCCCTGCGCACGCGCATCTGCCACGTCCAGCCAAACAGCCGCTTAGCCGGCGTGCAGGCCAATGACGCGACCAGGAAGATGAGGGCGGTGAGGCCCAGCTCGTTCTCGACTTCGGCGATGGGGTTTGCGCCGAGCTGACCGGCCATGGCCCGCCAGAGAACGGCGGCCAGCGGCGCCAGGCTTCCCAGGAAGATCCCGGACTTGAGCCACGGATTTGGCTCGCGGCGTCGTGTCCGTCGGAACACGCCGGCGACGGGTATCAGATCGAAGACGGATTGCTGGGTGGAGGCCATCAGAAGTTGGCTCGTAGGTCCATGCCCGAGTACAGGCTCGCGACCTGGTCCGCGTATCCGTTGAAGGGAAGCGTCTTCCGCCGCTGGAACTCGCCGATCCGTCGCTCGGTCGCCTGGCTCCATCTCGGGTGGTCGACCTCGGGATTGACGTTCGCGTAGAAGCCGTATTCTCGAGGCGCGGCGACCGCCCAGGTGTTCTTGGGCTGCTCGCGGGTAAATCGGATCGTAACGATGGATTTGATGCCCTTGAACCCGTACTTCCACGGAACGACGAGCCGAAGCGGCGCGCCGTTCTGCTTCGGCAGCTCCTGGTTGTAGAGGCCCGTGGCGAGCAGGGTGAGCGGGTGCATCGCCTCATCCAGGCGAAGCCCCTCGACGTACGGCCAGTGCAAAATGGGCGAGCGTTGGCCCGGCATCTGCTCCGGGTCCAGCAGGGAGACGAACTCCACGTACTTGGCGTTCCCGGTTGGCTCGACGCGCTTGATGAGGTCTCCGAGGGGAAAGCCGTTCCAAGGAATCACCATCGACCACGCTTCTACGCAGCGCATGCGGTAGATCCGTTGCTGGATCGGAAACCAGGTGAGCAACGAGTCGATGTCGATGGTCTGCGGCTTCGTCACTTCCCCTTCGATGGAGACGGTCCACGGGCGCGGGCGCAGGGTGCTCGCGTGTCGCGCGGGATCGCCCTTCTCGACGCCGAACTCATAGAAGTTGTTGTAGGTCGTGACGTCGCGGAACGACGTCTCCGCCTCGTCCGTATCGAAGGGACTGCTTTCGGCAACTGGCGGCGTCGGCGCGTCAGCCGGCGCTTCCTGGGGCTGGTCCGGCGGCGGGCCATTGCCGATGAGCCACAGGAGTCCACCTCCCACCGCCGCCGCGGTGCCCAGGGTCAAGCCCGCGTTTTTGATGAAGGCTCTGCGGTTCAGGTAGAGCCTCTCGGGCGTAATCTCGCTGCTGGGAGGGTCGGGAGGTACGTCTCGCATTGTGCCCTCGGCTAGAACGGCCGTCTACCGGCGCTCTCTACTGTGGTTACGCTGCCCGAGAAGCCGCGGATGCTGAGCCGGCCGGCCGCAACGGCCCGAGCTGGCCGCCGCGGGCTCGGGATGATCGAGCCGCGCCTTGTCGTGGGGCGGTGGCTCATCCACTGCCGCATCTGCACAGCGGTGCACGGACTCGTCAACTTGGCGCCCATGCCGCTAGCTCGACCTCGTTGCCGTCTGGATCGTCGACGTAGATGGCGTCGACCGGGAGAAATGGGTGGGTACCGGTGCGCACTTCGAGACCAAGGCCCTCGAGGCGAGCGCGCTCGCGCGGGACGTCGTCGGGAGCGATCTCGAGACCGATGTGGTGCACCGATCGCAGTCGCCGATCCGCTGGAAGAGCAGGCGCGTCCGCCGGCCGCTGCACGAGGACGACCTGTGAAGGAAGGCCCGGTCCTGCCGCGCCGGCTCGGAGGAAGCGAGCGTTGGTGATAGTCGAAGGTGAGATGACGTCGAGCCCGAGAACGTCGCGATAGAACGCCGTTGACGCCTCCAAGTCCCTCACCAGGAGCACGACTTCGGCGAGCCTGCGAATTGCAGAAGGCATTCGGCCTCTCCTTCCGTGAACGGCAAGATCATCCACAATCGTCCGCAGACGTGGTCCCGAGGAGTTTGGCACGCGTTATGATTCTGCACCTTCGCGCCTGACGAAACAATTCGCACCCTGTAGAATGTGCGCGATGAAAAGCCCGCGCGAGCTGACCGAGCATTTCCGTCAGCACGGCCTCCGGGTGACGCCGCAACGTCAGCGGATCTTCGAACTCCTGGGCAGAACGCTGCCCATCCCACCGCTGAGGCGGTGTATGCGGCTGTCATCAAAGATATGCCGACGGTGTCGCTGAAAACGGTGTGTGAAACGCTAACCGAGCTTGTCCAATTGGGCGAAATGACCAGGCTAAACCTGGGAGCTGGCGCATGGCGTTTCGATCCCAATACGGACGCGCACCATCATCTCGTCTGCGTGGAGTGCGGCGCGGTCTGCGATTTCTACGCCGATTTCGGCCACATCGCGGTGCCTCCGGACCAGCAGTTCGGATTCGTGATCCGCTCGAAGGAGGTGACCTTCCGAGGCCTCTGCCGGAACTGCGCGGGCGCTCCATCGCGGACACGCCCGGGCGCCGGGCACGCGGAACCCCAAAACTGAAAAGGGAGAGCGAACCATGGCAACGCCACAAGCCGCAGTCCTCGATCGAAATATGGGGCGAAATCAGTGGTACGTCCACCTCAGCCGCGTAGAGGGGGCAGATGTCAACCACATCAGGCGCGTCCTCAAGAAGTACCGCGAGGACTGCGGCATGCTCCAGAGCGGGATCAAGACCGTCATCGCATTCGGCCCCTCGCTTCTCAAAGACCTGACTAACGACATCCCCAACGACTTTCAGCCGTACGAGACCTTCCGATCGATCGATGGGAGCGGGAGGGAAGCCAAGGGGACGCAGGAAGAGCTGCTTCTGTGGCTCCATTCCGACGACAAGGGCGAGCTCTGGAAGGCGCAGTACGACGCCCGGACCGCACTGAAGGGTCACATGAAGGTCGCGCGCGAGACGATGACGTTCATCTATCGAAATTCGCTCGACCTATCCGGCTTCATCGACGGCACCGGAAACCCGACGCCGGACCGCGACATCGAAGTCGCCATCGTGCCGAACGGGCAGCCGGGCGCTGGCGGCACGCACATCATCGCTCAGCGGTGGGTCCACGATCTCGAAGCATTCCACGCGCTCCCCATCGAGGAACAGGAGAAGGTGTTCGGTCGCCGGAAGACGGATTCCGAGCGACTCAAGGTACAGCCGCCGACATCCCACCTGTCGCACGTCGAACTGCGAGAGGGCCAGACCGGCGATGACACGAAGCCAAAGCGCGACGAGATCTCACGCCGATCGACCCCCTATGCCAATCCAGATGGCGTCGTCGGTCTCTATTTCCTCGGCTTCTGCCGGAGCCAGGCACCGCTCCGGGAGCGAATGCGCGCGATGTATGGGATGGACGGTCAGGTGCGCGATCGCCTGACCGACTTCAGCAACCCGGCGTCGGGCTCTTTCTACTTCGCGCCTTCCCTCGAAACCCTCAACGCGATCACAAACGTTTGAGCCGGGGGTAGTCGCGATGGGGGCGGTCCCGCCGAGCGGGACCGCCCCCATCGCATTCCAGCAGGCTTGCCACCCGGAGCGCGACCTCCGGGTATTTCTGACACGTCATCGGTGGGCGACGCCGCGGTGACATCGGGTCTCTCGGCGGAGCGGGCCGTCCGCGGAGCCGTGGTCGTCGCGTGCGCGGCGTTCGCGCTTTGGCTCCATACCGCAGCGTCGATCGGCTTCCAGGGGGGGCTCCATCCGACCACGCTCCGAGACTTCGGGGCCTTCTGGGCAGCCGGGGACGCCGCGAACGCGGGCCGTGACCCTTATCAGACCACGGCGCTGGCCCGCGCGGTCGTCGCGCCAGGTGGCACCGAGCGCGCGACGAACCTCAATCCGCCGGTCAGCGTGCTCGCCTTTCAGCTGCTCGCGCGCGTTCCCCCGGCCGTCGCGTTTCGCGCCTGGCAAGTCGGGTCCGCGCTCGGCTACGTCGGGATGGTGGCCGGCCTCACCCTTGGCGCCCGGCCCCATGCCTGGGGTCGAGCGCTCCTGGTCCTGCTCTGGGAGCCCTTCTGGTCCACGGTCGATCTCGGCCAGATCTACGTCGGGCTCGCTGTGGCAGTGCTCGTGGCGACCGCGCTCCTGCGCCGCAACCCTGCGGTCGCGGGCCTCGTGATCGGCGCCGTCGTCGCCCTCAAACCCCAGTTCGTCCTGTGGCCGCTTTTTCTCCTGGCGGCCCGGCAGCGAAGACCGGCCGTCGCGGGGGCGATCAGTGCCGCGGCGCTGTCGCTCCTGCCCGTCGTGTTCGGCCACGTGGACTGGTACGTCGGGTGGTGGCACGCCATCGCGCGATGGAGGTTCCTCGCGTTCTCGGACAATCTCTCGCTCGTGAGCATTCTCGCGCGCGCCGGCGTGCCCGACGGTCTCGCCGCCGTGGCGACGGCTGGCGTCGTGGGGACGCTGGTGGCGTTTGCACGTCATCGACGCATCGACTCGCAACGCGCGTCGACGGTGGGGCTCGTCGCGGCGATTCTTGCGGGCCCCGTGTCGTGGGTCGGGTATGCAACGGTTCTCGCTCCCGACGTCCTCATCCAGCCGAAGTGGTCTGAAGCCACGCTCGTCGCGGCGGCGCTCCTGGCCATCCCAGGAGCGCTCATCTGGTGGTCGGACCAAGCCGGCTTTCTCGCGTACGACGTCGCCCTCGCACACCTGTTGCTGGGCTCGTTCCAGCGGCCGCCAGATGCTTTCGAGGGACCTGTAGGTAAGGTCGAGAGGGCTGCCCACCAGCGCCTGCCCCCGGGCGCGTTGGCGGAAAATTGACCTCTTCTCGGCGTCCGCGTATCGTCGAGCCGCCGACGCTGGCCGCGCAGTCGCGCCCGGCCGGCGCATCACATCGCCGTGGAGGACATGTGCGAAGCCGGTTGATCGCCACAACCCTCGGTTCGGCCTTCCTGGTGTCGGCGCTCATGGGGAGCTGGGGCCCGCCGGCCCTGTCCCAAAGCAGCGAGGGCGCCGGGGACGGCATCACCTACGCCGCGCTCGGGGACTCGATCGCCGCCGGAGTCGGTGCGCGCGCCGGCTATCCGCAGCTTTATCGAGCGTCGCTCGAGGATCAGCTCGGCGTGTCCGTCCAGCTCATCGATTTCTCGCGTGGCGGCGCCACCAGCAGCGATCTCGTGGCGGCGCTCACCACCAACCAGGCGGTGCGCGACGCCGTAGCCCACGCGCAGGTCATCTCATGGAATATCGGCGGCAATGACCTCCTCGCCGCCCGAGCAGCATATCGGGCCGAGCGGTGTGGCGGGGACGACAATCAAGCCTGTCTCCAAACCACGGTCGATCGGTTCGAGCAGAACTGGGATCGAAGTCTCGACGAGATCGTCGCGCTCACCAGCGGGCACGCCGCTGTGGCGATCACGATGGACATCTACGATCCCTATGTGCGCCTCGATGCGAGTGCCGCCTCAGCCGGCGCGGGGTCGGACCTGGACGTGTTCGTGCCATATCTGGACGAGGTGAACCAGCACATCGCGACGACGTCCGCCGGTCGCGGTGTTGATGTGGCTTCGGTGCGGGAGGCGTTCAACGGCCCGAGCGGCCGTGACGACCCCGCCGCGAAGCGGCTGATCGCTGCCGACCTCCTCCATCCCAACGAGACCGGCCAAAAGATGATCGCCGATCTCCTCATGGACGCGGGCTCGTCCGACGTTGCTCGACTGCGCGCCCAGGTCCTACGCTGAGATCATCCGCGCCGCGACGCGGTTCGCCATTCGCACGCTGTAATTCTGCCCACGGTCCTCGGGATAGACCTGAAACATGTTGGCGAGGTAGACGCCGCGGAGCGGCGTTTCGTGGGGCGGGATGTGCTCGTGGTAATCGACCGTGACGATCGGCTGGGCAAAAGGCGCGGCGAACACGTGGGACTCCACGACCCAGCCCTCGTCGAAGTCGGGATTGATCCGGCGCAGGGCCGACGTGAACTCCTTCAGGACCTCTTCCCGGGGTTTTCGGAGCAACGGGTCGCTCATGGGGAGATAGTTGCCCAGGTACACGACGTGTAGTCCATCGTAGTCTGATGCGGGCATGAAATTCGTGTGCTCCACGACGGTGAGGAACGGGAAGCCGGGGTCGTGGATGTTGAGCCAGTAGGTGCGCTCCATGAGCTGGCGATTCAAGCCGAGGATGACCGAATGGGCGCCATAGTACTCGCCGGTGTCGTATCGACTTCGATACTCGTCCGGTAGGTTGACGGCCAGACGCATGAACACGCGCGTCGGCGTCGTCACGAGGAGCTGGTCGAAGTCGAATGCGCCATCCGAGGTGTCGACGTGCACGGAGTCGTCGGAGCGGATGGACTTCACCTCGGTCTTCAGCCGCATCTCGGCCCCGCTCTGCTCGAGCTGCTCGGCGAGGCGGGCGTACAGCCGATAGAAGCCGCCGCGAATGTAGCCCAGCCGCTGGCTCCGAAGGTGCACACGGGACCAGAACCACGGCATGGCGATCTGTTCCGCGAAGTCCCCGAACTTGGCGCGAAGCAGCGGGCCCCAGAACACCTGGTACGCCTCCTCGCCCATCCACCGCTTGATCCACGATGCCGCGGTCTGGCCCTCGAGGCGATGGTAGTTGCGCTCGAGCTTCAGATACGCGGCGCACGCCCCGAGGCGAACGCGATCGGCAAAGGGTAGCGGCGAGAAGGCGAGCACGTCGGTCGGTGAATCGAACCCATAGAAGCGCCCGCCGCACAGGGAGCTGACGTCCGGTCGCGGCCAGACGAGGGCGTGCTCCAGGCCTGCTTCGGCGATGAGCGCGCGCACGTCGCGATCCGACCGGAACAGGTGATGGTAGTAACGTTCGAGGTGAGCGCCGCCGATCTTGAAGGACGCCACGAGTCCGCCGACCTCCTCCTCGCGCTCGATGACCGTGACGCGCATGCCGGCTTGCGCGAAACGGAGGGCCGCGGTGAGTCCGAGGATCCCGGCGCCGATCACGCCGACGGCACGAGGTTGCGCCATGCCTGCTCCTGTTTCATCGACTAGTGCGTGCTCTCTCAGAGCGGTCGGACGGAGGGCGCCTCTCGCTGACCTGAAACCATTCAGCGAACTGCGCGCGCAGGCACCGCATCAAAGCGGCGCAAGAGCCACGATGTTTGGACATGGTCGAGACGGCGAGTCGCTCGCGTATGGAACCCGATGAGCTGCAGCTCGGTAAACGCGCGGCCGTTTCGATCGCGTTGCGTCCAGTCCCACGGTCCGCCATTCTGCGATGGGAGCCCGATCTCCTCCACGAAGGCACGGTCCATCAAGATCGGCTCCGCGAGCAGGCGCGATCCGGGGCCTCCTCGCCAGATTGTAAACCGCGTGTCCGAGTCGGGAAGCAACGCGTTGCGCCGAACGTGCGCGTTACCGGCGTACCGAGGATCGGTGAGGAGCCCCCGGCCCGCGAGGTCCTGGTATGAGATGCGCTCCTCGATCTGGAAGCACGCGATGACGAACCGAAGCTTGGCGCCCGCGACGATGAGCGTCTCGTTGAAGAAGATCCAGTCGCCGACCTCCATCTTGGCGAGGTTCGCCTTGGCTGGCTTCCACGGGTAGTCGCCATAGGTGAACGAGCGAAACTCGGGGTCGACGTGGCGAGGCACGTCGAGGGCGCGGTAGCGTGGCTCTTCGCGAATCCAGCGAATCTGCCAATCCCGGAGCTGGTGACAGGGTGACGGATCGCCGACGTTGACGAGAACGCCCTGCGCCACGGGACCCCCTGTTTATAATCCCCGTGATTCCGGGAGACGAACCCCGGGGAAATGGTTGTCTCGCAGAAACGGCGAAGCCATTTCTGCGAGACAACGTCTGGGTCTATATTTTGCTCTACCTCGACGGACTCAATCCCCCGCAGCGCGAGGCTGCCCTCGCCGTCCACGGACCGCTCCTCATCGTCGCCGGACCCGGATCCGGG from Chloroflexota bacterium encodes the following:
- a CDS encoding ABC transporter substrate-binding protein — its product is MLTRAMASAFLLITAACATAPSTREPAAPAGASAPSEPGRTLVAAVRVEPLTLAERSLREQGVAVYLSSRMFNADLAILDDTGTPRPYLVEAFPQLNTDSWQVFPDGRMQTSYHLKPNLTWHDGEPLTADDWVFSWRVYSTPELGAIGRPMSVIDEVSAPDARTIMITWRQPYPDAESFTTRDAYFPALPRHILESTYADGQWDAFVNHPFWTTEYIGLGPFRLDRWEPGAFYEAVPFAGHVNGPPKIQRIKVLFISNSNTALANMLSGVVQLSADTSIRTAEVSILRREWGPDGGTVILHPNQWRAAFFQFRPDVLTQPALMDLRVRKALAMTVNKDPINEAVYEGNSLISNTMIPPLTETGKAIDRAITKHTYDPRAAEQLLEDAGFRRGADGIYTSPSFGRFHSELATNAATDNEAELAILDHTWTQFGLEMQQNVVGGGLERDNQLRATFPGIWVNNTSVGEPALLNHMTVRIPKAENRWQGGNRGGWSNPDFDRLADAYATTLDRAERLQQLVDMAKLQADQLPAISLFFVTQPWAFVSGLTGPKLVAGESNMSWNIETWEFR
- a CDS encoding amidohydrolase family protein; translated protein: MRNGYRIYDTDTHSRPSAESIRPYLPASVFERIPDLEEHRTEIRVGMASEKREPPYRHWYRFDRGGGGWGADRPRMLGEAAPRPDAQRERQVFMGSRYPTEGGGDYDPDARLRDMDDEGVDVHFIVHNSSASHPDPELDMEFIRAEHRYLHDFCGRDPHRLKSCLLVTPRAVEASVAEIHRWGRETWAVAIHPQLPLDYPLDHPDLRPIWAAAQDEGLAVIHHSFSTGYPGYRDLWSNPFLGRLASHPWAAMRAVAAFVGSGLMERYPEIRFGILESGFGWLPFWGRRMDDQAVYMGYVAEEIEGKLSDFLTGGRFFAAIVLHEGPEMVRMVTDMLGDHVLMFGSDYPHPESRFPESADRVLEWQALTSHEMRKLLWDNAVRFFGEP
- a CDS encoding protein-methionine-sulfoxide reductase heme-binding subunit MsrQ; protein product: MASTQQSVFDLIPVAGVFRRTRRREPNPWLKSGIFLGSLAPLAAVLWRAMAGQLGANPIAEVENELGLTALIFLVASLACTPAKRLFGWTWQMRVRREIGLFAFFYASLHFLTYLVLDEFFDWRAIVEDVVQRPFITVGFGALVLMAPLAITSTNAWVRRLGYRRWARIHQLIYLAGGLAVLHFIWRVKLDVSQPLAYAVVVGALLAVRAVFWARRSLAPRSTAAKNQPARARSG
- the msrP gene encoding protein-methionine-sulfoxide reductase catalytic subunit MsrP yields the protein MRDVPPDPPSSEITPERLYLNRRAFIKNAGLTLGTAAAVGGGLLWLIGNGPPPDQPQEAPADAPTPPVAESSPFDTDEAETSFRDVTTYNNFYEFGVEKGDPARHASTLRPRPWTVSIEGEVTKPQTIDIDSLLTWFPIQQRIYRMRCVEAWSMVIPWNGFPLGDLIKRVEPTGNAKYVEFVSLLDPEQMPGQRSPILHWPYVEGLRLDEAMHPLTLLATGLYNQELPKQNGAPLRLVVPWKYGFKGIKSIVTIRFTREQPKNTWAVAAPREYGFYANVNPEVDHPRWSQATERRIGEFQRRKTLPFNGYADQVASLYSGMDLRANF
- a CDS encoding VOC family protein; translated protein: MPSAIRRLAEVVLLVRDLEASTAFYRDVLGLDVISPSTITNARFLRAGAAGPGLPSQVVLVQRPADAPALPADRRLRSVHHIGLEIAPDDVPRERARLEGLGLEVRTGTHPFLPVDAIYVDDPDGNEVELAAWAPS
- a CDS encoding Dyp-type peroxidase; translated protein: MATPQAAVLDRNMGRNQWYVHLSRVEGADVNHIRRVLKKYREDCGMLQSGIKTVIAFGPSLLKDLTNDIPNDFQPYETFRSIDGSGREAKGTQEELLLWLHSDDKGELWKAQYDARTALKGHMKVARETMTFIYRNSLDLSGFIDGTGNPTPDRDIEVAIVPNGQPGAGGTHIIAQRWVHDLEAFHALPIEEQEKVFGRRKTDSERLKVQPPTSHLSHVELREGQTGDDTKPKRDEISRRSTPYANPDGVVGLYFLGFCRSQAPLRERMRAMYGMDGQVRDRLTDFSNPASGSFYFAPSLETLNAITNV
- a CDS encoding glycosyltransferase family 87 protein; this translates as MTSGLSAERAVRGAVVVACAAFALWLHTAASIGFQGGLHPTTLRDFGAFWAAGDAANAGRDPYQTTALARAVVAPGGTERATNLNPPVSVLAFQLLARVPPAVAFRAWQVGSALGYVGMVAGLTLGARPHAWGRALLVLLWEPFWSTVDLGQIYVGLAVAVLVATALLRRNPAVAGLVIGAVVALKPQFVLWPLFLLAARQRRPAVAGAISAAALSLLPVVFGHVDWYVGWWHAIARWRFLAFSDNLSLVSILARAGVPDGLAAVATAGVVGTLVAFARHRRIDSQRASTVGLVAAILAGPVSWVGYATVLAPDVLIQPKWSEATLVAAALLAIPGALIWWSDQAGFLAYDVALAHLLLGSFQRPPDAFEGPVGKVERAAHQRLPPGALAEN
- a CDS encoding SGNH/GDSL hydrolase family protein, which gives rise to MRSRLIATTLGSAFLVSALMGSWGPPALSQSSEGAGDGITYAALGDSIAAGVGARAGYPQLYRASLEDQLGVSVQLIDFSRGGATSSDLVAALTTNQAVRDAVAHAQVISWNIGGNDLLAARAAYRAERCGGDDNQACLQTTVDRFEQNWDRSLDEIVALTSGHAAVAITMDIYDPYVRLDASAASAGAGSDLDVFVPYLDEVNQHIATTSAGRGVDVASVREAFNGPSGRDDPAAKRLIAADLLHPNETGQKMIADLLMDAGSSDVARLRAQVLR